In a genomic window of Tursiops truncatus isolate mTurTru1 chromosome 7, mTurTru1.mat.Y, whole genome shotgun sequence:
- the ERFE gene encoding erythroferrone isoform X1, translating to MAPACCPAGALMLAYAGLLAAAAGLGSPEPGAPSGSRAREEPPPGNELPAGSAASPLEPPVEQVRGIDPRDAWMLFVRQSDKGANSKKGSRGKARKLKLGLPGPPGPPGPQGPPGPITPPEVLLKEFQLLLKGAARTRECLEPEPRPRGPAAVPAVPAEDEEDEEEEAAAAGGAGVLALLAAPLAPGPRAPRIEAAFHCRLRRDASVERRALHELGVYYVLPGGCHGAGEQQRVLHHLGQRRSVSAGGAVHLRLPGQCQQLLPHSARRLPLQCCPPRCMTGHPRLSLSPGKRSRSANNLGAVAEWRGPHAGGSPPNCPPQFNPEMPLQAAWGGDTQTGSPRLGVISGCQLKLKGRRFSVPRSTCFVPPQLQTWAPPGPSGPGSLSFVAVAQPHLFHLS from the exons ATGGCCCCCGCCTGCTGCCCTGCCGGAGCCTTGATGCTCGCGTACGCGGGCCTGTTGGCCGCCGCCGCGGGCCTCGGCTCCCCGGAGCCCGGCGCGCCTTCGGGGAGCCGCGCCCGCGAAGAGCCGCCGCCCGGGAACGAGCTGCCCGCAGGGTCGGCCGCCAGCCCGCTG GAGCCCCCCGTGGAGCAAGTGCGCGGCATCGATCCGCGAGATGCCTGGATGCTCTTCGTTAGGCAGAGTGACAAGGGCGCCAACAGCAAGAaggggagcagaggcaaagccaGGAAGTTGAAG CTCGGCCTGCCAGGTCCCCCAGGGCCCCCCGGCCCCCAGGGCCCCCCGGGCCCCATCACCCCACCTGAGGTCCTGCTGAAAGAGTTCCAGCTGCTGCTGAAAG GCGCGGCGCGCACACGCGAGTGCTTGGAGCCTGAGCCCCGCCCGCGCGGCCCCGCCGCGGTGCCGGCCGTCCCCGCggaggacgaggaggacgaggaggaggaggcggcggcggcggggggcgcGGGCGTGCTGGCGCTGCTGGCTGCGCCCCTGGCCCCGGGTCCGCGGGCGCCGCGCATCGAGGCCGCCTTCCACTGCCGCCTGCGCCGGGACGCGTCGGTGGAGCGGCGCGCGCTGCACGAGCTCGGCGTCTACTACGTG CTCCCTGGAGGCTGTCATGGGGCTGGAGAGCAGCAGCGAGTTCTTCACCATCTCGGTCAACGGCGTTCTGTATCTGCAG GCGGGGCAGTACACCTCCGTCTTCCTGGACAATGCCAGCAGCTCCTCCCTCACAGTGCGCGGAGGCTCCCACTTCAGTGCTGTCCTCCTCGGTGTATGACCGGCCACCCCAGGCTCTCCCTCTCGCCGGGCAAACGGAGCAGGAGTGCGAACAATCTCGGGGCCGTGGCAGAGTGGCGGGGGCCACACGCAGGAGGGAGCCCGCCGAACTGCCCACCGCAGTTCAACCCAGAGATGCCACTACAGGCAGCCTGGGGAGGTGACACGCAAACTGGCAGTCCCAGACTGGGAGTGATTTCAGGATGCCAGCTTAAGTTAAAGGGGAGACGTTTCAGTGTGCCCAGGAGCACGTGCTTTGTCCCTCCCCAGCTGCAGACCTGGGCCCCTCCTGGCCCCAGTGGCCCCGGCAGCCTCAGCTTCGTTGCTGTGGCCCAGCCCCACCTTTTCCATCTTTCTTAG
- the ERFE gene encoding erythroferrone isoform X3, with protein MAPACCPAGALMLAYAGLLAAAAGLGSPEPGAPSGSRAREEPPPGNELPAGSAASPLEPPVEQVRGIDPRDAWMLFVRQSDKGANSKKGSRGKARKLKLGLPGPPGPPGPQGPPGPITPPEVLLKEFQLLLKGAARTRECLEPEPRPRGPAAVPAVPAEDEEDEEEEAAAAGGAGVLALLAAPLAPGPRAPRIEAAFHCRLRRDASVERRALHELGVYYVPNAEGAFRRGPGLNLTSGQYTAPVAGFYALAATLHVALAEQTRRAPPRPRDRLRLLICIQSRCQHHASLEAVMGLESSSEFFTISVNGVLYLQAGQYTSVFLDNASSSSLTVRGGSHFSAVLLGV; from the exons ATGGCCCCCGCCTGCTGCCCTGCCGGAGCCTTGATGCTCGCGTACGCGGGCCTGTTGGCCGCCGCCGCGGGCCTCGGCTCCCCGGAGCCCGGCGCGCCTTCGGGGAGCCGCGCCCGCGAAGAGCCGCCGCCCGGGAACGAGCTGCCCGCAGGGTCGGCCGCCAGCCCGCTG GAGCCCCCCGTGGAGCAAGTGCGCGGCATCGATCCGCGAGATGCCTGGATGCTCTTCGTTAGGCAGAGTGACAAGGGCGCCAACAGCAAGAaggggagcagaggcaaagccaGGAAGTTGAAG CTCGGCCTGCCAGGTCCCCCAGGGCCCCCCGGCCCCCAGGGCCCCCCGGGCCCCATCACCCCACCTGAGGTCCTGCTGAAAGAGTTCCAGCTGCTGCTGAAAG GCGCGGCGCGCACACGCGAGTGCTTGGAGCCTGAGCCCCGCCCGCGCGGCCCCGCCGCGGTGCCGGCCGTCCCCGCggaggacgaggaggacgaggaggaggaggcggcggcggcggggggcgcGGGCGTGCTGGCGCTGCTGGCTGCGCCCCTGGCCCCGGGTCCGCGGGCGCCGCGCATCGAGGCCGCCTTCCACTGCCGCCTGCGCCGGGACGCGTCGGTGGAGCGGCGCGCGCTGCACGAGCTCGGCGTCTACTACGTG CCCAACGCCGAGGGCGCCTTCCGCCGCGGCCCGGGCCTGAACCTGACCAGCGGCCAGTACACGGCGCCCGTCGCCGGCTTCTACGCGCTCGCCGCCACGCTGCACGTGG CGCTGGCGGAGCAGACGAGACGGGCGCCGCCGCGCCCCCGGGACCGCCTGCGCCTACTCATCTGCATCCAGTCCCGGTGCCAGCACCACGC CTCCCTGGAGGCTGTCATGGGGCTGGAGAGCAGCAGCGAGTTCTTCACCATCTCGGTCAACGGCGTTCTGTATCTGCAG GCGGGGCAGTACACCTCCGTCTTCCTGGACAATGCCAGCAGCTCCTCCCTCACAGTGCGCGGAGGCTCCCACTTCAGTGCTGTCCTCCTCGGTGTATGA
- the ERFE gene encoding erythroferrone isoform X2, which produces MAPACCPAGALMLAYAGLLAAAAGLGSPEPGAPSGSRAREEPPPGNELPAGSAASPLEPPVEQVRGIDPRDAWMLFVRQSDKGANSKKGSRGKARKLKLGLPGPPGPPGPQGPPGPITPPEVLLKEFQLLLKGAARTRECLEPEPRPRGPAAVPAVPAEDEEDEEEEAAAAGGAGVLALLAAPLAPGPRAPRIEAAFHCRLRRDASVERRALHELGVYYVPNAEGAFRRGPGLNLTSGQYTAPVAGFYALAATLHVAALAEQTRRAPPRPRDRLRLLICIQSRCQHHASLEAVMGLESSSEFFTISVNGVLYLQAGQYTSVFLDNASSSSLTVRGGSHFSAVLLGV; this is translated from the exons ATGGCCCCCGCCTGCTGCCCTGCCGGAGCCTTGATGCTCGCGTACGCGGGCCTGTTGGCCGCCGCCGCGGGCCTCGGCTCCCCGGAGCCCGGCGCGCCTTCGGGGAGCCGCGCCCGCGAAGAGCCGCCGCCCGGGAACGAGCTGCCCGCAGGGTCGGCCGCCAGCCCGCTG GAGCCCCCCGTGGAGCAAGTGCGCGGCATCGATCCGCGAGATGCCTGGATGCTCTTCGTTAGGCAGAGTGACAAGGGCGCCAACAGCAAGAaggggagcagaggcaaagccaGGAAGTTGAAG CTCGGCCTGCCAGGTCCCCCAGGGCCCCCCGGCCCCCAGGGCCCCCCGGGCCCCATCACCCCACCTGAGGTCCTGCTGAAAGAGTTCCAGCTGCTGCTGAAAG GCGCGGCGCGCACACGCGAGTGCTTGGAGCCTGAGCCCCGCCCGCGCGGCCCCGCCGCGGTGCCGGCCGTCCCCGCggaggacgaggaggacgaggaggaggaggcggcggcggcggggggcgcGGGCGTGCTGGCGCTGCTGGCTGCGCCCCTGGCCCCGGGTCCGCGGGCGCCGCGCATCGAGGCCGCCTTCCACTGCCGCCTGCGCCGGGACGCGTCGGTGGAGCGGCGCGCGCTGCACGAGCTCGGCGTCTACTACGTG CCCAACGCCGAGGGCGCCTTCCGCCGCGGCCCGGGCCTGAACCTGACCAGCGGCCAGTACACGGCGCCCGTCGCCGGCTTCTACGCGCTCGCCGCCACGCTGCACGTGG CAGCGCTGGCGGAGCAGACGAGACGGGCGCCGCCGCGCCCCCGGGACCGCCTGCGCCTACTCATCTGCATCCAGTCCCGGTGCCAGCACCACGC CTCCCTGGAGGCTGTCATGGGGCTGGAGAGCAGCAGCGAGTTCTTCACCATCTCGGTCAACGGCGTTCTGTATCTGCAG GCGGGGCAGTACACCTCCGTCTTCCTGGACAATGCCAGCAGCTCCTCCCTCACAGTGCGCGGAGGCTCCCACTTCAGTGCTGTCCTCCTCGGTGTATGA
- the KLHL30 gene encoding kelch-like protein 30 has product MVWNVDDLDFHLPSHAQDMLDGLRQLRFQPKLADVTLLVGGRELPCHRGLLALSSPYFHAMFAGDFAESFSARVELRDMEPAVVAQLVDFVYTGRLTITQGNVEALTRTAARLHFPAVQKVCGRYLQQQLDATNCLGICEFGEQQGLLGVAAKAWAFLRENFEAVAQEDEFLQLSQERLATCLAGDLLQVQPEQSRLEALLRWVRHDPQARATHLPELLGLVHLDAVPRPRVQQLLATEPLIRESEACREALSQGHEGALLSLPRELEEVLVVVGGRALEEEEEDTEQLAPRPGNFAFYDPKAKRWMALPDFPDYHKWGFSLAALNNDVYVTGGSRGTKTDTWSTTQAWCFPLREAAWRPVAPMLKARTNHASAALNGEIYAIGGTALDAVEVESYDPYTDTWTPVSPALKYVSNFSAAGCQGRLYLVGSSACKYNALALQCYNPVTDAWSVVASPFLPKYLSSPRCTALHGALYLVGDNTKKVYVYDPGANLWQKVQSLHSLHENGALVSLGDELYVTGGRWQGMDGDYHVEMEAYDPRRDAWTRHGALPRLWLYHGASAVFLDVSKWTQPFGPTQEP; this is encoded by the exons ATGGTGTGGAACGTGGACGACCTGGACTTCCACCTGCCCTCGCACGCCCAGGACATGCTGGATGGCCTGCGGCAGCTGCGCTTCCAGCCCAAGCTGGCGGACGTCACGCTGCTGGTGGGTGGCCGGGAGCTGCCCTGCCACCGGGGGCTCCTGGCGCTGAGCAGCCCCTACTTCCACGCCATGTTCGCGGGCGACTTCGCCGAGAGCTTCTCGGCGCGCGTGGAGCTGAGGGACATGGAGCCGGCCGTGGTGGCACAGCTGGTGGACTTTGTGTACACGGGCCGGCTGACCATCACCCAGGGCAACGTGGAGGCACTGACCCGCACGGCCGCGCGCCTCCACTTCCCCGCCGTGCAGAAGGTCTGCGGCCGCTACCTGCAGCAGCAGCTGGATGCCACCAACTGCCTCGGCATCTGTGAGTTTGGGGAGCAGCAGGGGTTGCTGGGCGTGGCTGCCAAGGCCTGGGCCTTCCTGAGGGAGAACTTTGAGGCCGTGGCACAGGAGGATGAGTTTCTGCAGCTGTCCCAAGAGCGGCTGGCCACTTGTCTGGCCGGCGACCTGCTGCAGGTGCAGCCGGAGCAGAGCCGGCTGGAGGCCCTGCTGCGCTGGGTGCGCCACGACCCCCAGGCCCGGGCCACCCACCTGCCCGAGCTGCTCGGCCTGGTGCACCTGGACGCCGTGCCCCGGCCCCGCGTGCAGCAGCTGCTGGCCACGGAGCCGCTGATCCGGGAGTCGGAGGCCTGTCGGGAGGCCCTGTCCCAGGGCCACGAGGGG GCGCTGCTGAGCCTCCCGCGGGAGCTGGAGGAGGTTCTGGTGGTGGTTGGCGGGCGGGcgctggaggaagaggaggaggacacCGAGCAGCTGGCTCCTCGCCCCGGGAACTTCGCCTTCTACGACCCCAAGGCCA AGAGGTGGATGGCGCTCCCAGACTTCCCTGACTACCACAAGTGGGGCTTCTCTCTGGCGGCGCTGAACAACGATGTCTACGTGACAG GGGGCTCTCGGGGAACCAAGACGGACACCTGGTCCACGACGCAGGCCTGGTGCTTCCCGCTGAGGGAGGCAGCCTGGAGGCCCGTGGCGCCCATGCTGAAGGCCCGCACCAACCACGCCAGCGCGGCGCTCAACGGGGAGATCTACGCCATTGGCG GCACCGCTCTGGATGCTGTAGAGGTGGAGAGCTACGACCCCTACACGGACACCTGGACGCCCGTCAGCCCCGCCCTCAAGTACGTCAGCAACTTCTCGGCGGCCGGCTGCCAGGGCAGGCTCTACCTGGTGGGCTCCAGCGCCTGCAAGTACAACGCCCTGGCTCTGCAGTGCTACAATCCCGTCACAG ACGCGTGGAGCGTGGTCGCCTCGCCCTTCCTCCCCAAGTACTTGTCCTCGCCGCGCTGCACCGCGCTGCACGGGGCGCTCTACCTGGTGGGGGACAATACCAAGAAGGTCTACGTGTACGACCCCGGGGCCAACCTGTGGCAGAAG GTGCAGTCCCTGCACAGCCTGCATGAGAACGGGGCGCTGGTGTCGCTGGGGGATGAGCTGTACGTGACGGGCGGCCGCTGGCAGGGCATGGACGGCGACTACCACGTGGAGATGGAGGCCTACGACCCCCGGCGCGACGCCTGGACCCGCCACGGCGCCCTGCCCCGCCTCTGGCTCTACCATGGGGCCTCCGCCGTCTTCCTGGATGTCTCCAAGTGGACCCAGCCCTTCGGGCCCACCCAGGAGCCCTAA